Proteins encoded in a region of the Odocoileus virginianus isolate 20LAN1187 ecotype Illinois chromosome 9, Ovbor_1.2, whole genome shotgun sequence genome:
- the LOC110127810 gene encoding cystatin-8-like isoform X2 encodes MTRLWGTCQLLLALLVALVALGGSTLVYKDTKKVLRELRNVSSSSSNVKQCLWFAMQEYNKDSKDKFLFQVVKVWQVQMQVLWWQERGQSTRDPVSRNMCTISPASPTHDADDCKLHQGHRRHPSK; translated from the exons ATGACCAGACTCTGGGGGACCTGCCAGCTCCTGCTTGCCCTCCTGGTGGCCCTGGTGGCCCTGGGGGGCAGCACGCTTGTATACAAGGACACGAAAAAGGTCTTGAGGGAATTAAGGAACGTCAGCAGCTCAAGCAGCAATGTGAAGCAGTGTCTGTGGTTCGCCATGCAGGAGTACAACAAGGATAGCAAGGACAAATTCCTCTTCCAGGTAGTCAAGGTGTGGCAGGTGCAGATGCAG GTTCTCTGGTGGCAGGAGCGGGGCCAGTCTACACGTGACCCTGTCTCCAGGAACATGTGCACCATCAGCCCGGCGTCCCCAACACACGATGCTGACGACTGCAAGCTCCATCAGGGGCACCGCCGTCACCCTTCAAAGTAA